attttctaagctaggcctaaagtgtaataataacagcagtagcatatatttatttgacatttagtAATACAAAAAAGGTTACGGAGTCttaaattatatactatttttatacctcgaatagtacagatcgtattatcggcttcacatattactaggctaggcctagcctaaatcattttttttcatgggtgttgagagccattctgacttgggattccatgccacgatggctacgttaaaacattggggcccatcatgggcctagctagcctactaaacgattggccaaTAAATAACacaactcagtggattccaaacctatcctatcaaccaaactcctaaaacaatctaaacctaaaacattctacaaaatcggctgtaaatattgaggcaaaacaaggtccgatcgccgtccgcacgtatggtgtcccgatcgtctactaagtaggcctaaaataggcctagtttactctccaaaaaagcagatactgcatcaagcaagtagaccaggtagtaggaaggagacctagccgattcggcccagttaaaaattgagctagctagtgtagagtagaccctatgcgaattgatactaccaggccttttactataggctacacttgttaaaattagcaatatatattccaactctctcattcgagctatattatctataccattccggtaggtcgagtcgaccttcaaccaaatactgtacatcgttcatgttgtgattatagacggggtatactcgaccgaccagtttggtattgtatactgtatctgcttatcacctgacaatgccaggcatgggcagagagagcacgtgtatcgtcgtctcgctctcctcgctcagctctagcaggaatgtatacgttacgcttcattgattttgaaggctttccctaagtcagtgcgaaaatcggcaaacgtaaagtgcaaacatatctaatttttcactgttttgatgaattttcatagaaaattgactttataaatgagaagaccgactaaaattacattagataagtataattttacaaaagtaattgatatggttaatgataaccagtcgtcggaagattgaccatttcacgaatttcctattctgtaacacagtgtcatatcgccgtagctgcacttgtaatctggcctcatttcacagccttcgttctgcttcactgggcgcttatataaattgaaacttttaccgttcaagagacaaacaaatatattttacattttttactattcattttaaacccggaacccccctttaaaaatgtaacaatatttACCAAATGCTCCTATTGTCTTGCTAACAAAGTGCAGTAAAGAAGGTCCCCAACACACATAGCCTGCCTTGATAGCAACCCAACTGCATGGATAAGAGGTTAAGATGGCTGATAGGAACAACCTGTGTCCACTCCATGTTGATTCAAAATCACCTTTACCCAATAACAGGGCCATTGGTACTGTGTATAAGCTCCATATACACCCACTATACagatacaaaatacagtattagtTTAGAGTTACTGTAATATCAAATAATGGTATGGTGATATATTAAAGAAACATCATTAAAGCTCTTGTACATTCTAGCCTAGAGAATTGTAAACTACAGTACCTGCATTGTGTAAAAATACATGAATATGAACAGTACAACTGGTTATTCACAATTAAAGAACTTAGTAGTACTAGTTAGTATGTTGGCCATTGAGACAAGTGACAGTTTGAGTTTGAGCCAGTAAAACGAATTTACTGAAGacgtatcatcatcatctgaaTGTATCATCAAGGATATTATTGTTTTCACTCAggtataattaaaaaatgtattgataagTACAGAACTAATATAAGAACAGGTCTGCAGGCCAATGGCCTGAAAACCCCCATGGCAGACATGTAAGCCTTCCAGCAACAGttttaaattatgttaaatTATGGCAGCAGACTTGTAAACGAGATGGATATTAAGTCAAGGAGGCAATAAAATCACACTCACAGTAAAACATGAttagaccccccccccccccccacctcaccgggacacccatattaaggtCCCAAATGTCTCCCCCTAATAGGGATTCTACTGTAATCAAAGGACCTGGATAAGTGTGTGGGCCTACCGTaaagtattatttataataatttagtataagCTGGTGAAACACATCAGCATTAATTGTCTTACCTCAAAGCAATGGCCTGCCCTGTTGTATAATGCATCATCATCAATGGCAACAAGTAACATCTAACAACTAGCTCTTCAGCAACAATACAGAAGAACTCAGGTACCAGCATAAGGTATTCGTGTATGGTGCCAACATCACCAATGTCTTCATCAATTTTGAATTCTCCCCATTTCATATTATGAGCAACAAACATGCGAAGAGTGACAACGGTAAAAGCAATAGCTATACTGATAAAACATGATGGGATCGTACCAATTATCTACAGTTAGAAACCAATTAAAGTCAATTAAAATAGAATTCCTCACAATTTTATCTAGCAATATAAAGTAATATAAGAATTTCAAACCTTCCAACTTTGACAAATGGAAAATCAGAAGGTTTGTGGAAATTATAAAGGGTACTCTAATGTACATCAAATCGTAGATGACGCTATGAAAACCCTAAAGATATTGCCATTTTCAACTGTAAACATGGGTAATGTCAGGGGTAACGACAAAGGTGGAAAATGTGGTGGTAACTCATTATTCACTTAAAACAATGCATGAATTGattacaaaatttaaatcaaatattttctagtatttaattatttaatattattagatcatatattatatgatctaataatattaaataattaaacaataacagTATGCTTTCTATTCTCTAATCTAGAGGGACTtggatttataaattatatttaaatacatattaGGAGATTTATTTGGTGCGCAAAAACAATAATTCATTATTGATTTATGGttaatttaatcaataaatcaattcaatacaatcaTTATAAAATACCATTATTGATTAGGCCTAGGAAGAAAAAAGGActtgaacataaaataaaatctagctggcaatatcagcaACTCTTaccagggaaaaatttcattttgaaattctgtttagcaatattgccaatcaaactgatttttgattcgagaaacatagttttgtattgtattttttactaCACAATTGTACAAAtctgtagcaaaaaggttgttttgtatagttttttgctatgctacactggcgaaattattccctgcttACTCGttcatgtgagtgtgtggcagaCTGAAATCTGACTGAACACAGTATTTATCCGACAATATAACTTGCATATATATCATGGaatatttttctagccataaacaacaaaacatatcGTAGGCacagtaatttaattaaaattgacaaaAGAAAaacccggactgattttggcagtggcggaaaataaataaatctataaattgcacaaaacatacatacaaaatagcgcgaccgatttcaaacttGACCGATATCATCAAAAGTATAGTTCTAGTGGCGTGTGCCAAAAAATGCCGGAAGGTGATTTTATCGCAACCAAAATTAGACGCGACCAATTTCAAATGCcactgcttttggccacaaatttagagccaaaactggtctGACCGGACCATATTTGTTGTAACACAGACTACTACCCTCTACTCTTTTTTCACGTTTTCTTCAGTGAGTGTCCTGTCCTGTCCCCAGCATTGTTTGATGAGATTATGACTGccgtaaaaaataaaagcacGTTATCTCTAGGCCTATGGATAACCATCTTCTCCCTGAGAATGGAAGAGAATGAAGGAAGCGTACCTGCTGGGGCTCCTCTTTATGATGATGAGTTGTCGTCTTTGTTGTTGTCTTTGAATTTGCAGACCATATCGGGTGTTCAGAGCCTAGAGATCGCGCGAAAAATGTTCCCATCATTCCATTATAAGATTGATAAGAAAGAAGCACAAATAAAGGCAGTGCCTTCGCTACATCAATTCGTTGCATTCCTTTACTAATGTTTATACTTTTTCTACGTTTACACCATTAAATGTTTCCTCAgttttgtcaaataaaaacTCAGCAAGAAGACACACACCGCGATCGATCTCCACACTTTAAAACACGCCCTCTATTATGAGAATGTTCCTCTATGTCAACCAAGTAAGGTACAAAAAAACTGACCACctaaaatatacagtaacaaATAGGTGGCCCCATAATATTTTGATATGTTTTGatatttgaaatttaaacattatgcaacaatttatttattgcaaATTGAAGTCAAAACTTTGTCAAGCCAATGTTTGTAACCCTCATCACTATTATATCTGTGAGCTAATTTGTAGGTTCAtgtattatgatttttttttaaatttaattatttttcctttttatttcTGTTGTTGTCACTATAATCTTTATAATTAGCTTACAGATAGTAATTGTTCTGTTACGGTCTAGTAAttacggtggcccacaactgtcacgcacactataaaacacagaatcacacaattaaagaaggaattacacaattaaagaaggaattacacaattaaagaaggaataacacaattaaagaaggaataacacaattaaagaagaaatcgcacaattaaagaagaaatcgcatataaacaaaagaaagaatgaaaacataaaacgaaaatgcacaaataaagaagaaacgcgcaattaaagaagagctaagcacaattaaagaagtccgtaacaaattcgaaagctcctcgcacaattaaagaagtccgcaacaaattcgaaagctcctcgcacaaaaGAAGTctgcaacaaattcgaaagtacctcgcacaattaaagtacagtagtccgggtggaacgccatcgctgcctccggcagcaacctttaattctattcggctcttttaccattacgttcgggtcttttagcattcggcgcatttctattcggcctatttaccattacgttcagCTCTTTCAGCATTATTGTCCCTAATtccaacaaaattaaaaaaaaaagattttgaaaaaagtgggttattttgaagtatcataatagttgatgactttcaccaaaaattagtcacAAAATCATTTACCATCAtcatacagacgtttttttgtaaaaaaaaaataactttgacttccagtaaaagttttcattcaaaacatatctcataatacAACAGGCTTTGTACTACtatatgcataatcataaatcttcctcgcgatctgtgtgaaaacaccttctcaacaaccctgacgagttgtaaacaatcctaattagcatatgcataatgtatactcatggtttgaaatcttcgTTTAATTTCGCTCGAcgttttccagacgaaatgtaatcaaattaatttacctgtcaATTACGTAAACttcttgtttttggctcgaatttcgacttaaagtgaataattttaattttactttgatATGACCAATTTAAATTCAGAATATTTTGACagataactttattaaaactgcaaaattacctattcaaaatttgattttattaatctctaattttcttgttttggactaaatacatatttaattttaacacaTTTCCAATCCCAGTCATTTGTTTGACCTTTGAATAAAActgtatacagtagaacccctattaaagggacaccttctggaactaaggaagtgtcctaggggtgtctgctgtaactaaggaagtgtcctaggggtgtctgctgtaactaaggaagtgtcctaggggtgtctgctgtAACTAAGGAAGTGCcctaggggtgtctgctgtaactaaggaagtgtcctaggggtgtctgctgtaactaaggaagtgtcctaggggtgtctgctggaactaaggaagtgtcctaggggtgtctgctgtAACTAAGGAAGTGCcctaggggtgtctgctggaactaaggaagtgtcctaggggtgtctgctgtaactaaggaagtgtcctaggggtgtctgctgtaactaaggaagtgtctaggggtgtctgctggaactaaggaagtgtctaggggtgtctgctggaactaaggaagtgtctaggggtgtctgctggaactaaggaagtgtcctaggggtgtctgctgtaactaaggaagtgtcctaggggtgtctgctggaactaaggaagtgtcctaggggtgtctgctgtaactaaggaaatgtcctaggggtgtctgctggAACTAAGGAAGTGTCTAGGTATGTCTGCTGGAACTAAGGAAGtgtcctaggggtgtctgctgtaactaaggaaatgtcctaggggtgtctgctggaactaagaaagtgtcctaggggtgtctgctggaactaaggaagtgtcctaggggtgtctgctggaactaaggaagtgtcctaggggtgtctgctggAACTAAGGAAGTGTCTAGGGGTGTCTGCTGTAAGTAAGGAAAtgtcctaggggtgtctgctggaactaaggaagtgtcctaggggtgtctgctgtaactaaggaagtgtcctaggggtgtctgctgtaactaaggaagtgtcctaggggtgtctgctggaactaaggaagtgtcctaggggtgtctgctggAACTAAGGAAGTGTCCTAGGGACGGTCTGCTGGAACTAAGGAAGtgtcctaggggtgtctgctgtAACTTAGGAAGTGTCCTAGGAGTGTCTGCTGTAACTAAGGAAGtgtcctaggggtgtctgctggaactaaggaagtgtcctaggggtgtctgctgtaactaaggaagtgtcctaggggtgtctgctggaactaaggaagtgtcctaggggtgtctgctgtaactaaggaagtgtcctaggggtgtctgctggaactaaggaagtgtcctaggggtgtctgctgtaactaaggaagtgtcctaggggtgtcttctggaactaaggaagtgtcctaggggtgtctgctgtaactaaggaagtgtcctaggggtgtctgctgtaactaaggaagtgtcctaggggtgtctgctgtAACTAAGGAAGTGCcctaggggtgtctgctgtaactaaggaagtgtcctaggggtgtctgctgtaactaaggaagtgtcctaggggtgtctgctggaactaaggaagtgtcctaggggtgtctgctgtAACTAAGGAAGTGCcctaggggtgtctgctggAACTAATTAGGAAGtgtcctaggggtgtctgctgtaactaaggaagtgtcctaggggtgtctgctgtAACTAAGGAAGTGTCTAGGGGTGTCTGCTGGAACTAAGGAAGTGTCTAGGGGTGTCTGCTGGAACTAAGGAAGTGTCTAGGGCAGCCGCGTAACAAGGGGGTCTTGTCAGGGGGGGCAAAGAGGGAAAAATCCTTCCAGACACCAAGTACttgagccacagcccccccatggtgggggctgtggcgaagcgaattttggtaaatgacacccctagatcgtcggaaatggtactctcgcacataaaattcatgataaatggcgcctagctagtagtagttgGCCTGGAAATAACACTCCCATTTATTGCACAGAAgcaaaatgatcgtacattttCCACCGTTAAAAACTCAGGTGACATAACATTTGAACATGTGAAAACCCAATCTAACATTGGATCCGCACCTGGCAAAGGTAGTAATTTTTCCGGTTAGAAGACTGAAACAGGGCCGTAACCAGGTTTGACGGCGGGGTGGATCGTTAAATTGTTTAGTGGAACCATACCCTCGAATTATTTTttctctataggcctatgtatggcCGCAAATCGCATTTCCGGCTAAACTCTTTTGTTTATGAACTATATAATTTGGTGAAATTTCCAGCCCACGAAtttcaattgccgaccttaaattgtcagaggaaggcattctcttgccgaccgaaactaggctagatccctcctCCCTTTAAGCCTCCTAACAACAACATGGTACAttaagggatcgtatcattgagactttaacaggcatattcaccatcatgtggtgtttaggtaacaaaccatggaattaaggtgatccctgaattcactcaaccattgcatcttgcacttgcgtgagctgcatgctttctCTCTATACTATCAAGCAGCTGGCTGGGCACGTCACACGCACGCAGagacctgtgtaggggaatacccttTTATGTCAAGCAAACAACTATGCTCTGTGCCACGATGTTCAGCAGttatcaaatagaatttatcttgtaaatttagtgttaggtttttatattttagttaaaatatactttatattcttATGtcgatttatattaattaaatttattaaggcttgactagaCCTGTAGTAAACAATCGTAGTGTTGTGTTAGTATGCCTGTGAAAGATTGAGTATTGGAGTGACAGCCAGCCACGAAAGTACGTTCATTTTGCTGATCGCTAGCGCGTTACATACGATTAGTAGGAGTGTATTTTTTTAAGGTGGCCTCACACGCACAGCACAGCGTCACAATTGTGTATGAGATGCCCGCGATGGCGGCTTAGATAAAAGACGCCAAAAACCAGTCAACTGACCGCATGTTAATGTACTGATAAGCAGTGCGTCTTCCCACGAGTTGTCAGTCAggattttgtgtatttcatatCATCTTACTTGAATATCATACTGTACTGTTGTGACTCATTTGAAGCCATATCATATATcgtatattttattcttatcttatattttctttcttctatcccttctttgtattttattttttttacttgttaCCCAGCCCGATCGAACGCTTCTCAACCCGGTAAAATCCGCCAGGGGGGTATTCCGCCCccctgcccccccccccccgcctgttacgccactggtctaggggtgtctgctggaactaaggaagtgtcctaggggtgtctgctgtaactaaggaagtgtcctaggggtgtctgctggaactaaggaagtgtcctaggggtgtctgctgtaactaaggaaatgtcctaggggtgtctgctggaactaaggaagtgtctaggggtgtctgctggaactaaggaagtgtcctaggggtgtctgctgtaactaaggaaatgtcctaggggtgtctgctggaactaagaaagtgtcctagggg
This region of Antedon mediterranea chromosome 8, ecAntMedi1.1, whole genome shotgun sequence genomic DNA includes:
- the LOC140057059 gene encoding uncharacterized protein encodes the protein MQRIDVAKALPLFVLLSYQSYNGMMGTFFARSLGSEHPIWSANSKTTTKTTTHHHKEEPQQIIGTIPSCFISIAIAFTVVTLRMFVAHNMKWGEFKIDEDIGDVGTIHEYLMLVPEFFCIVAEELVVRCYLLPLMMMHYTTGQAIALSGCIWSLYTVPMALLLGKGDFESTWSGHRLFLSAILTSYPCSWVAIKAGYVCWGPSLLHFVSKTIGAFALGSMETKEVGIVRGEPWKTNGLSSIIAGVPFALFTTFELNTLSHI